The segment TAATCCTAAAAAGAAAAAGGTTGAGCATAACACCTCTTTCGCTTGAAACCATTTTGGGAGAAAAGAGCTTAGTAATAAATATCCTATTATATTAAAAAAGAAGAGAAATAAAGATAGTTTGATTACTTCCGAATGCGTCCGATCATTAAGAGTAGCTAAAAATAAAGTTAACGAAATCCCACCCATAAATAAATGAATGGGTAATGTAGAAAATAAATATCTTATAATTGCCATCCACTCACTCACTTTCGTTGTTTAATATTTTAAAGGACCGCGGGACTGTCCCTCACTACTTTAAAGAGTTAAATTACCCATCCCATACCTATTTAATAATCGGAGTGGATACCCCTTCTACCCAATCATAAATGAAGGGTGCTTGATGAGGATTGATGTTTGGGGGTAGTTCGTTATTATGTAAGAAGCGTAATTCTCGGCTTTCGTTATTTCTTTTTAGCTCTCCTTCAAATTCCCTGACGTGAAAAATGATTTGAATACTATACACTTTATCCCCATTGGCATATTGGGTGAGTCCTTTTTTACCTGAATATAAACCGAACAATTGAGGATGATAGATTTTTAGATTTGTTTCCTCATAGACTTCTCTTTCTAAAGTTTCTAAGAACGTTTCGCCAATTTCCATAACTCCACCAGGTATTCCCCAAACATCCGCGTCCGTTCGATGTTGTAATAATATACGACCATATTCATCTTCAATGATCGCACCACACCCAACGGTTAACAGTGTTTCATGACCAATCATCCTTCGCATAGTTTGAATGTAATCGTTCATGACAAGTTCCTTGCTCCTTTTTATATAATTAGAAAGAAGTGAAAATATTGTACGAATGTTCATGATTTTTAATGTAAAATTATCCCCATTGTATCTCTTTTTAGGAATGGTTATGATCTTAAATTCCATTTTACTCCATCCCGTTCAGTTTTGGTATGTTTTATCACTTTAAATGAGTGAGGGACAGTCCCGCGATGCTTTAAAGCATCGCGGGACTGTCCCTCACCCTAACCTTACTACCATACTAAAGTATGAAAGTAGTCTTAGGTTGAGATTTAGGACTTGGCTATTTTTCTTTTTATCCTGATAATGGAAAGAAGGAGTTATTTCGATTGGCTAAGGATTGAAGGTTGAAAAGGCACGGCCTTTGTTTCCTTGCAATCGGAATGAATGTGGGTTCTTTTATGAGAGAGGAGTGACTAAATGGAGACATATAAAGAAGCTTTGACGAAGCAGAAATCTGTTGAAGCTGCCGATTCAGAGAGTGAAAAGAGAACGAAACGACCGCTCGTGCTGGCATCTGTGATGCTGGCGATGTTTATGGCGGCGGTGGAAGCGACGATCGTGTCCACAGCGATGCCCTCCATTGTTGCAGAAATTGGTGGGTTTTCGAAGTACAGTTGGATTTTTTCCGCGTACTTATTAATGAATGCCGTGACGGTTCTTATTTACGGTAAGCTTTCCGATCTGTTTGGCCGTAAACCCATCTTAAACATAGGAATTACTTTTTTCTTGATCGGTTCCATTTTATGCGGCACCGCTTCGACCATCGAAGCCTTAATTTTCTTCCGTATCATCCAAGGCTTTGGTGCAGGCGCAGTCATGCCGATTGCTTCCACCATTGTTGGAGACATCTACACGAAAGAAGAGCGAGCAAAAATTCAAGGATACTTGTCTAGCGTTTGGGGCATTTCCGCCATCATGGGTCCGGCATTAGGCGGAATGTTAGTCGAATATGTGAGCTGGCGATTTGTATTCTGGATTAACATACCAATTGGCCTGTTAGCCATGCTAGGGGTCACGTTATTTTTACACGAAAACATCCAAAAGAAAAAACCGAATATCGACTATATCGGCGCATTACTTATGTTTCTTTCCATAAGTACGTTGATGATTGTTTTAGTTGAAGGCGGTGTTCATTGGGCTTGGTCATCCGCACCTGTAATCACCCTACTAATCGTGTCAGCTACAGCGTTTCTATTTTTTATCATCCAAGAACGTCGCGCCAACGAACCGATGATGCCCTTTGATATTTGGAAAGAACGGTCTATTTTGATCGCCAATATCACCTCTTTAACAACAGGGGTGATGTTAATCGGTATCTCATCTTTTTTACCAGCGTTTGTACAAGCGGTCATGGAACAATCACCGATGGTTGCCGGATTTACATTAACCACCATGTCCATTGGGTGGCCGATCGCCTCGACACTTGCTGGACGCTTACTATTAAAAATTGGCTTTCGTGCCACTTCTATTCTTGGTGGGGTCTCCTTAATCATCGGAAGCATCATTTTTTTAACACTTTCAGGGGATGATGGACCTGTTCATGCGATGGTCGGTTCCTTTTTCATTGGGGTCGGCATGGGGCTTTCCACCACTTCCTTCATTGTCTCGATTCAGTCCACGGTTAGTTGGGAACGACGAGGAATCGCCACCGCCTCCAATATGTTTATGCGTAGCCTCGGCAGCACAGTTGGCGCGGCCTTATTAGGTGGTATTTTAAACGGATCGCTTCAAGATTTTATAAAAGAAAACAGGCTACAAAATAAGGTCAATATCGACTCGACCAACATCTTATTGGACCCCCACGGCACAGAGCAGTTAAGTGAACAGACCATCTCTGTGCTTAAAAATGGTCTAAGCCTGTCCCTTCATCATGTCTACTGGGGCGTTTTTACCTTTGCGTTAATTAGTTTTGTTCTGATTCTGTTATTGCCAAGTAACAAAAGAGTGTAGGATACATGTCCTACCATTGTGGGGACAGTCCCTCAACAGAGTAATACGTTAAAGGAATGAAATGAAATGAACATCATCTACCATACAAATCAACTAAAAAAAGCGTTAACCAATCATCATTCGCATGTTTGCTTCTCTATTCAAGATATACCTACCTATTTAAAAAGTTTTCAATTTCCTCAAGATACATTATGGTTAGAGAGTTACCATCAAAACACAAGGAAAGCACTAGCTATTTTGAACGCATTTCTTGCCAAGATAAAAACTAAAGCAAAACTAGGATTTAATAGCGTATGGAACGACAAGGAGCTCATCCATTACGTTCAACAATATCACCACCTATTTGACGAAATCGTAATCGTACCACTAGGGAATACGTTGAAGAGGTTATGGACAGAGAATTTAAACCATCTGATGACTCAGCTTTCCATGGTCCCTAAAGAAAAACTCATCGTGGATATTGAGATTTACCCTAAAACGGTGCTTAACGATCTCTCTATGTACCGTCAAAAATTGAACTATTTAAACAACCTTCAATTAAAATCCGTAGCTGGTGTCGGGAATTATCTTTATCAATCAGAAAAGGATATTACGGGGAACGATATCAAGGAGTTAGTTCACCTGCTAAAAGAAGGAAACCTAACATATATGATGGTACATAATCGATTTTTAGATTTGTACGGAAGTTATTTATAAGCATTAATAATCACCTATCAAATTCTATTGGTATTCTATAAATCAGGAAGTACATCAACATCATTTCCATAAATGAAAAAAAGGGCCTCCATTTCTAGAAGCCCTTTTTTCATATAACCCAAGACGTTTTTTACAAACTATACTCCACATTCCTCTTCGTCACTTTCATTAACGCTTTTACATATAAAAGAATCGGGAAGCCTAATGAAGTAAATAAGGCTAATAAACTAAAGATCAATAAATGATTCCCATAGCCTAGCTGTTCAAGCATCAGTCCACCGATTCATGGACCAATTGCGCCTCCAATGGCGGTAAAGCTCATGGAACCGAAATATAATCCTTTCATATGTTGTGGCGCGATTTGGTCAATAAATAAGTCGGTCATCGTAAACATCATGACTTCTCCAACAGTTAATACGAACATGGAGACAAATAGCATAGGAACTGAAGTAAATAGACCAAATCCTAATAGTCCTAATGAAACGGTTAAAATACCACACATAATGGACGTAAGCGCCGAATACCGCTTACCAATTCTTGAGACTGGGTATTGCATGACAAGCACGGTGATTGCATTAAAT is part of the Bacillus sp. (in: firmicutes) genome and harbors:
- a CDS encoding NUDIX domain-containing protein; this translates as MNDYIQTMRRMIGHETLLTVGCGAIIEDEYGRILLQHRTDADVWGIPGGVMEIGETFLETLEREVYEETNLKIYHPQLFGLYSGKKGLTQYANGDKVYSIQIIFHVREFEGELKRNNESRELRFLHNNELPPNINPHQAPFIYDWVEGVSTPIIK
- a CDS encoding MFS transporter; this encodes METYKEALTKQKSVEAADSESEKRTKRPLVLASVMLAMFMAAVEATIVSTAMPSIVAEIGGFSKYSWIFSAYLLMNAVTVLIYGKLSDLFGRKPILNIGITFFLIGSILCGTASTIEALIFFRIIQGFGAGAVMPIASTIVGDIYTKEERAKIQGYLSSVWGISAIMGPALGGMLVEYVSWRFVFWINIPIGLLAMLGVTLFLHENIQKKKPNIDYIGALLMFLSISTLMIVLVEGGVHWAWSSAPVITLLIVSATAFLFFIIQERRANEPMMPFDIWKERSILIANITSLTTGVMLIGISSFLPAFVQAVMEQSPMVAGFTLTTMSIGWPIASTLAGRLLLKIGFRATSILGGVSLIIGSIIFLTLSGDDGPVHAMVGSFFIGVGMGLSTTSFIVSIQSTVSWERRGIATASNMFMRSLGSTVGAALLGGILNGSLQDFIKENRLQNKVNIDSTNILLDPHGTEQLSEQTISVLKNGLSLSLHHVYWGVFTFALISFVLILLLPSNKRV